The proteins below are encoded in one region of Bacillus vallismortis:
- the endB gene encoding type II toxin-antitoxin system antitoxin EndoAI has protein sequence MSESSARTEMKISLPENLVAELDGVAMREKRSRNELISQAVRAYVSERTTRHNRDLMRRGYMEMAKINLNISSEAHFAECEAETTVERLVSGG, from the coding sequence TTGTCTGAATCCAGCGCAAGAACCGAAATGAAAATCAGCTTGCCCGAAAACCTAGTAGCTGAATTGGATGGTGTAGCGATGCGGGAGAAACGAAGCAGAAACGAACTGATATCACAAGCAGTGAGAGCGTATGTCAGCGAACGAACAACTCGTCACAACCGTGATTTGATGAGACGCGGCTATATGGAAATGGCGAAAATCAACCTGAATATTTCTTCTGAGGCTCACTTTGCGGAGTGCGAGGCTGAAACGACAGTTGAGCGCTTAGTCAGCGGAGGATAA
- the alr gene encoding alanine racemase — MSTKPFYRNTWAEIDLSAIKENVSNMKKHIGEHVHLMAVVKANAYGHGDAEIAKAALDAGASCLAVAILDEAISLRNKGLKAPILVLGAVPPEYVSIAAEYDVTITAYSVEWLQEAARHMKKGSLHFHLKVDTGMNRLGVKTEEEVHHVMSILDRNPRLKCKGVFTHFATADEKERGYFIKQFERFKELIAPLPLKKLMVHCANSAAGLRLKKGFFNAVRFGIGMYGLRPSADMMDEMPFELRPAFNLHSTLSHVKLIKKGESVSYGAEYTAEKDTWIGTVPVGYADGWLRKLEGTEIIVKGKRLKIAGRICMDQFMVELDQEYPPGTKATLIGRQGDEYISMDEIADRLATINYEVSCTISSRVPRMFLENGSIMEVRNPLVQEYTSK; from the coding sequence ATGAGCACAAAACCTTTTTACAGAAATACGTGGGCGGAAATCGACTTGTCCGCGATAAAGGAAAATGTCAGCAATATGAAGAAACATATCGGCGAACATGTCCACCTGATGGCAGTTGTGAAAGCAAACGCCTACGGACATGGTGATGCAGAAATAGCGAAGGCCGCGCTTGACGCAGGTGCTTCATGCTTGGCGGTGGCTATTCTCGATGAAGCGATTTCACTGCGCAACAAGGGCTTAAAAGCGCCTATTTTGGTGCTCGGCGCGGTTCCGCCGGAATATGTGTCAATCGCGGCAGAATATGACGTGACCATAACAGCTTATTCTGTTGAATGGCTTCAGGAAGCCGCCCGCCATATGAAAAAAGGTTCTCTTCATTTTCATTTAAAGGTTGATACGGGAATGAACAGGCTTGGCGTAAAAACAGAAGAAGAAGTTCATCACGTGATGTCAATTCTTGACCGCAACCCTCGTCTAAAATGCAAAGGGGTATTTACCCATTTTGCGACAGCGGATGAAAAAGAAAGAGGCTATTTTATCAAGCAGTTTGAGCGCTTTAAAGAACTGATTGCTCCGCTGCCGCTCAAAAAACTGATGGTGCACTGTGCGAACAGCGCAGCCGGCCTCCGGCTGAAAAAAGGCTTTTTCAACGCGGTCAGATTCGGCATTGGCATGTATGGCCTCCGTCCGTCTGCCGACATGATGGACGAAATGCCGTTTGAGCTGCGCCCAGCGTTCAACCTGCATTCAACGCTGTCGCATGTCAAACTGATCAAAAAAGGCGAGAGCGTCAGCTACGGAGCGGAATACACAGCGGAAAAAGACACATGGATCGGAACGGTGCCTGTCGGCTATGCGGATGGCTGGCTTCGAAAGTTGGAAGGGACCGAAATCATTGTGAAGGGAAAACGGCTGAAGATCGCGGGCCGGATCTGCATGGACCAATTTATGGTGGAGCTGGATCAGGAATATCCGCCGGGCACAAAAGCCACATTAATCGGCCGGCAGGGAGATGAATATATTTCCATGGACGAGATTGCAGACAGGCTCGCAACCATTAACTATGAGGTGTCTTGTACAATAAGTTCCCGGGTTCCCCGTATGTTTTTGGAAAATGGGAGTATAATGGAAGTAAGAAATCCTTTAGTGCAGGAATATACAAGCAAATAG
- a CDS encoding LolA family protein, with product MKKVRKSFVLLLTGLLAVLILSACGQKTQQDIVTGLDEKAKEYTSYKAKAKMTIETGSEPQVYNVEIWHKKPSLYRVYLENPKKDQNQVILRNENGVFVLTPSLNKSFRFQSDWPNNSSQVYLFESLVKDVQNDSDAVFTAKEKNYVFETKTNYQHNKMLPTQEITFNKKDMSPSSVKVMDTDRKVMVKVEFSSFEFNKHFDKESFDEKKNMTLSQMDVATSAKPSETFAVKTPLELPLGVKLLEEKDISTEDGKRIIMTYGGEKSFTLIQEKAQIAKASSSVKMNGEPVNLGYTIGALSDASLSWTYDGVDYLLSSKDLTKEEMVSVAKSMQGQSSK from the coding sequence TTGAAAAAGGTGAGAAAAAGCTTTGTTTTGCTTTTAACGGGACTGCTTGCTGTCCTTATTCTTTCTGCCTGCGGGCAAAAAACACAGCAAGATATTGTGACCGGGTTAGATGAAAAGGCGAAAGAATATACCTCGTACAAAGCAAAAGCGAAAATGACCATCGAGACAGGGAGTGAGCCTCAAGTATACAATGTGGAAATCTGGCACAAAAAGCCGTCTCTGTACAGGGTTTATCTAGAGAATCCGAAAAAGGACCAAAACCAAGTCATTTTACGAAACGAAAACGGAGTATTTGTTCTCACGCCGTCTTTAAATAAGAGCTTCAGATTTCAAAGCGACTGGCCGAACAACAGCAGCCAGGTCTATCTGTTTGAATCGCTCGTAAAGGATGTTCAAAACGATTCAGATGCGGTGTTCACTGCAAAGGAAAAGAACTACGTTTTTGAAACAAAAACGAACTATCAGCATAACAAAATGCTGCCAACGCAAGAAATCACGTTTAACAAAAAAGATATGAGCCCGTCATCTGTCAAAGTCATGGATACTGACCGAAAAGTGATGGTGAAAGTAGAATTCAGCAGCTTCGAATTTAATAAACATTTCGACAAAGAATCATTTGACGAGAAGAAAAATATGACGCTTTCCCAAATGGACGTTGCTACAAGCGCGAAGCCATCCGAAACATTCGCGGTCAAAACTCCGCTTGAACTTCCGCTTGGCGTAAAACTGCTGGAAGAAAAAGATATTTCAACTGAAGACGGGAAGCGGATCATCATGACCTACGGAGGAGAAAAATCATTTACTTTAATTCAGGAAAAAGCCCAGATTGCCAAAGCCTCTTCTTCAGTTAAGATGAACGGCGAACCGGTGAATCTCGGCTACACCATCGGCGCCTTGTCAGATGCATCATTATCATGGACGTATGATGGTGTAGATTATCTTCTTTCATCTAAAGATCTTACAAAAGAGGAAATGGTGTCCGTCGCGAAAAGCATGCAAGGACAATCATCCAAATAA
- the acpS gene encoding holo-ACP synthase, protein MIYGIGLDITELKRIASAAGRQKRFAERILTRSELEHYEGLSEKRKIEFLAGRFAAKEAFSKAFGTGIGKQLSFQDIEIKKDQNGKPYIICAKLSQAAVHVSITHTKEYAAAQVVIERLSS, encoded by the coding sequence ATGATTTACGGCATAGGACTAGATATCACCGAGCTTAAACGGATCGCTTCCGCGGCCGGCCGCCAGAAACGATTTGCCGAGCGGATTTTGACGCGAAGCGAACTTGAGCACTATGAGGGGCTTTCAGAGAAACGAAAAATCGAGTTTCTCGCGGGGAGATTTGCGGCAAAAGAAGCTTTTTCAAAAGCGTTTGGCACCGGTATAGGAAAGCAGCTCAGCTTCCAGGATATCGAAATAAAGAAAGACCAAAATGGCAAGCCATATATCATTTGCGCAAAGCTGAGCCAAGCCGCCGTTCACGTATCAATCACTCATACAAAGGAATACGCGGCCGCTCAGGTTGTGATTGAAAGGTTGTCAAGCTAG
- a CDS encoding rhomboid family intramembrane serine protease has protein sequence MFIRTENFQTFIRLYPVITFILALQAVLWLFFSLPIHSVVLWRDTVTGYNLGVANGEWWRLITPVLLHAGFTHLLFNSMSIFLFAPALERMLGKARFLLVYAGSGIIGNIGTYVAEPLDYVHVGASGAIFGLFGVYLYMVVFRKELIGREHSKMILTLLAFAVLMSLINSNINIMAHLFGLCGGFLLSFLCVQKKERRY, from the coding sequence ATGTTTATACGGACAGAAAATTTCCAAACCTTTATCAGGCTTTACCCCGTCATCACCTTTATATTGGCTTTGCAAGCTGTTCTCTGGCTGTTTTTTTCACTTCCTATCCATTCAGTCGTGTTATGGAGAGATACCGTCACAGGCTATAATCTAGGCGTAGCCAACGGTGAATGGTGGCGGCTGATCACACCGGTTTTGCTGCACGCCGGCTTTACCCATCTGCTGTTTAATTCCATGTCGATCTTTTTATTTGCTCCTGCCTTAGAGCGTATGCTGGGAAAAGCGCGTTTCCTTCTTGTGTACGCCGGCTCCGGCATCATCGGCAATATCGGCACATACGTGGCAGAGCCGCTTGATTATGTACATGTCGGGGCCTCAGGCGCGATTTTCGGGCTGTTCGGCGTGTATCTGTATATGGTTGTATTTCGCAAAGAGCTGATCGGGCGCGAGCATTCTAAAATGATTCTCACACTGCTCGCATTTGCCGTTCTCATGTCATTGATCAACTCCAATATTAACATCATGGCCCATTTGTTTGGGCTTTGCGGCGGGTTTCTTCTCTCGTTTTTATGTGTGCAGAAAAAAGAGCGGCGGTATTAA
- a CDS encoding PH domain-containing protein, which yields MMSEPKRLHPAAVILNLGHTIIQTIKNIILPFFFVYIVNSNNTVRFYGAIALGVLFIWLVAASIIKWRRFTYRIEDDEFRIEEGLFVTKKRYISIDRIQTMNTSAGVIQQIFKLVKLQIETAGGGKEAEAVLSAISVEEAERIKEAVFKKKAKSHESEPDEQLLEAEQKQTLEAEPQEHYRMSMKELLMAASTSGGIGVIISALFALISQLDEVLPMDWFFDQFSFLQHAGIGIYAVLIFIGLFIVWMFSIAGMMFKYANFQIIKKEQELVISRGIIEKHQVTIPLRKIQAIKIKENIIRQLFGYVTVSIVSAGGGDREKEEGALTILFPMIHKKKLSRMLQTFTPEYTLEENVRRLPRRALKRYLFRSVIFSLFLIIPLCIFFQPWGYLSIILLPIELFFGYLAYKDAAWTINGERLQLTSRFIGRTTAIVLKRRMQIGKLSQSYFQKKGRLYTISTAVKSSSHMEELAVRDVSEEDAGFILNWYSYEKADG from the coding sequence ATGATGTCTGAACCGAAACGCCTGCACCCTGCGGCAGTCATTTTGAATTTAGGCCATACCATTATTCAAACAATAAAAAATATCATTCTGCCTTTCTTTTTTGTATATATCGTCAATTCGAACAATACTGTCCGTTTTTACGGCGCCATTGCGCTCGGTGTGCTGTTTATCTGGCTTGTTGCCGCAAGCATTATCAAATGGAGAAGGTTTACCTATCGAATCGAAGATGACGAATTCAGAATTGAAGAAGGCTTGTTTGTCACGAAAAAGCGATACATATCGATCGATCGGATTCAAACGATGAATACGAGCGCGGGCGTGATCCAGCAAATCTTTAAGCTTGTGAAACTGCAAATTGAAACGGCAGGCGGAGGCAAGGAGGCGGAAGCTGTACTTTCCGCTATTTCTGTAGAAGAAGCTGAACGCATCAAGGAAGCCGTCTTTAAGAAAAAAGCAAAAAGCCATGAAAGCGAACCCGATGAACAGTTGCTGGAAGCTGAGCAGAAGCAGACTCTTGAAGCTGAACCGCAAGAGCACTATCGCATGAGCATGAAAGAGTTGCTCATGGCCGCCTCTACCTCCGGCGGAATCGGAGTGATCATCTCCGCTCTATTTGCGCTTATCTCTCAGCTTGACGAAGTGCTTCCGATGGATTGGTTTTTTGATCAATTTTCCTTCCTTCAGCACGCCGGCATCGGCATTTATGCGGTGCTCATTTTTATCGGTTTGTTTATCGTCTGGATGTTCAGCATCGCCGGTATGATGTTTAAATACGCGAACTTTCAAATTATAAAAAAAGAGCAGGAGTTAGTGATTTCAAGAGGGATTATTGAAAAACATCAAGTCACGATTCCGCTCCGAAAAATACAAGCCATTAAAATCAAAGAAAATATCATCCGCCAGCTTTTCGGCTATGTGACGGTGTCCATCGTCAGCGCGGGAGGCGGCGATCGGGAAAAAGAAGAAGGCGCTTTGACGATTCTTTTTCCGATGATTCATAAAAAGAAGCTTTCGCGCATGCTTCAGACATTTACGCCGGAATACACGCTGGAAGAAAACGTCCGCCGTCTGCCGCGGCGCGCGTTGAAACGTTATTTATTCCGCTCCGTCATTTTTTCACTTTTTTTGATCATCCCATTATGTATCTTCTTTCAGCCATGGGGCTATCTGTCGATCATCCTGCTGCCGATTGAATTGTTCTTCGGCTACCTCGCCTATAAGGATGCAGCATGGACGATCAACGGGGAGCGTCTTCAGCTGACGTCAAGATTCATCGGCAGAACAACCGCGATTGTGCTGAAAAGGCGCATGCAGATTGGCAAATTGAGCCAATCTTATTTTCAAAAGAAAGGCCGCCTGTATACCATTTCTACCGCGGTAAAATCATCGAGCCATATGGAAGAATTAGCGGTGAGGGATGTAAGTGAAGAGGATGCAGGCTTCATTTTAAATTGGTACTCCTATGAAAAAGCGGACGGTTAA
- a CDS encoding PH domain-containing protein, whose translation MREQPKNQISPDGLKVWRLQEIIVSAVCLLIVIAVAVLSYYFHWPYWISGVLGGIWLLGSIVTVFIIPKIRHKVWRYEVHEHEIDIQSGIFVVTRVIVPMVRVQHVDTSQGPLLKKYNLATVKISTAATVHSIPALEMGEADRLRDSISRLARVTEDDV comes from the coding sequence TTGAGAGAGCAGCCTAAAAACCAAATCAGTCCTGACGGATTAAAGGTATGGCGACTTCAAGAGATCATCGTATCCGCTGTCTGCTTGCTCATCGTCATTGCAGTGGCAGTGTTAAGCTATTATTTTCATTGGCCGTACTGGATCAGCGGCGTGCTCGGCGGGATTTGGCTGCTGGGTTCGATTGTGACGGTCTTTATCATTCCGAAAATCCGTCATAAAGTATGGCGCTATGAAGTCCATGAACATGAAATAGATATTCAGTCAGGTATTTTTGTGGTGACGCGTGTGATTGTCCCTATGGTCAGGGTTCAGCACGTCGATACGTCACAAGGGCCGTTATTGAAAAAGTACAACCTGGCAACAGTGAAAATTTCCACGGCCGCGACCGTTCATTCCATTCCCGCTTTAGAGATGGGGGAAGCGGATCGGCTGAGAGACTCCATTTCCCGTCTGGCAAGGGTGACTGAAGATGATGTCTGA
- the cshA gene encoding degradosome RNA helicase CshA: MTITFQDFNLSSDLMKAINRMGFEEATPIQAQTIPLGLSNKDVIGQAQTGTGKTAAFGIPLVEKINPESPNIQAIVIAPTRELAIQVSEELYKIGNDKRAKVLPIYGGQDIGRQIRALKKNPHIIVGTPGRLLDHINRRTIRLNNVNTVVMDEADEMLNMGFIEDIESILSNVPSEHQTLLFSATMPAPIKRIAERFMTEPEHVKVKAKEMTVSNIQQFYLEVQERKKFDTLTRLLDIQSPELAIVFGRTKRRVDELAEALNLRGYAAEGIHGDLTQAKRMVALRKFKEGAIEVLVATDVAARGLDISGVTHVYNFDVPQDPESYVHRIGRTGRAGKTGMAMTFITPREKSMLRAIEQTTKRKMDRMKEPTLDEALEGQQQVTVERLRTAISENNLNFYMTAAAELLEDHDAVTVVAAAIKMSTKEPDDTPVRLTDEAPMVSKRYKNQRSSKRRDGQGGGYRGGKGKNNNRSSYDKKRSNDRRSSGDRRQKKSY, from the coding sequence TTGACTATAACGTTTCAAGATTTTAATTTAAGTTCTGATCTCATGAAAGCAATTAATCGTATGGGATTCGAAGAAGCAACGCCGATCCAGGCACAAACGATTCCGCTCGGACTTTCAAATAAAGACGTCATTGGACAAGCGCAAACAGGTACAGGTAAAACAGCTGCGTTTGGTATACCCCTTGTTGAAAAAATTAACCCCGAGTCTCCTAATATTCAAGCAATCGTAATCGCGCCAACCCGTGAATTAGCCATTCAAGTATCTGAAGAATTATATAAAATCGGAAACGATAAGCGTGCGAAGGTTCTTCCTATTTACGGCGGCCAGGATATTGGACGGCAAATTCGGGCGTTGAAGAAAAATCCGCATATCATTGTGGGTACACCTGGGCGTCTTCTTGACCACATCAACCGCCGCACAATTCGTTTAAACAATGTAAACACTGTTGTAATGGATGAAGCGGATGAAATGCTGAACATGGGATTCATTGAAGACATTGAATCTATTCTTTCAAACGTGCCGAGCGAGCATCAGACACTTCTGTTCTCTGCTACGATGCCAGCGCCGATCAAACGTATTGCGGAGCGCTTCATGACTGAGCCGGAACACGTAAAAGTAAAAGCAAAAGAAATGACGGTTTCTAACATTCAGCAGTTCTATTTAGAAGTGCAAGAGCGCAAAAAATTCGACACACTGACTCGTCTTCTTGACATTCAGTCTCCTGAGCTTGCGATCGTATTCGGACGTACAAAACGCCGTGTCGATGAGCTGGCTGAAGCTCTGAACCTTCGCGGATATGCGGCTGAAGGCATTCACGGTGATTTAACGCAGGCGAAACGTATGGTTGCGCTTCGCAAATTTAAAGAAGGCGCAATCGAAGTTCTTGTTGCAACAGATGTTGCCGCTCGCGGACTTGATATCTCTGGTGTTACACACGTGTACAACTTCGACGTGCCTCAAGATCCTGAAAGCTACGTTCACCGTATCGGAAGAACAGGCCGCGCAGGAAAAACAGGTATGGCGATGACGTTCATTACACCGCGCGAGAAAAGCATGCTTCGCGCAATTGAACAAACAACAAAACGCAAAATGGACCGCATGAAGGAGCCTACACTTGATGAAGCGTTGGAAGGCCAGCAACAGGTTACGGTTGAACGCCTTCGTACGGCAATCAGTGAAAACAACCTGAACTTCTACATGACAGCGGCAGCTGAGCTGCTTGAAGATCATGATGCAGTGACAGTGGTTGCGGCGGCTATCAAAATGTCTACAAAAGAGCCGGACGACACACCGGTTCGCTTAACAGACGAAGCGCCGATGGTCAGCAAACGCTACAAAAACCAGCGCTCTTCTAAACGCAGAGACGGTCAAGGCGGCGGCTATCGCGGCGGAAAAGGGAAAAACAACAACCGTTCTTCCTACGACAAAAAGCGTTCAAATGATCGCCGTTCTTCAGGTGACAGACGCCAGAAAAAATCTTACTAA
- a CDS encoding UDP-N-acetylmuramoyl-tripeptide--D-alanyl-D-alanine ligase, with product MIKRTIKSIADMVKGTLTNPQYEQTVIHGVATDTRKLEQHQLFIPLKGENFNGHTFVQQAFEAGVAAVLWDRSEPNPPENQAVILVDDTLSALQQLAKAYLQELGTRVIGVTGSNGKTTTKDMIHAVLGTRYRVHKTGGNFNNHIGLPLTVLAMPENTEIAVLEMGMSAKGEIDLLSRLANPNAAVITNIGESHMQDLGSREGIAEAKLEIINGLKEDGVLIYIGDEPLLQKAYSCQTTTYGSGGQNDYQLQDVDQSEAGTHFTIKGMEKTFFIPVLGKHNVMNAMAAIAAGAYFGVTAEDAAKGLSGLKVTGMRLELIKTDSGLSIINDAYNASPTSMKAAIQLTESLEGYGKKMLVLGDMLELGDLEETFHKECGAVISPEKIDRVFTYGKLGAFIAEGALNHFEKERVSHFTEKKDLFQAVKESASKGDLILFKASRGMKLEEIVKDLIDSPLS from the coding sequence TTGATAAAGCGAACTATAAAGAGCATTGCAGACATGGTCAAAGGCACTTTGACAAATCCGCAATATGAACAAACAGTCATTCATGGAGTGGCAACTGATACAAGAAAACTGGAACAGCATCAACTTTTCATTCCGCTGAAAGGGGAGAATTTTAACGGGCACACTTTTGTGCAGCAGGCTTTTGAAGCCGGTGTAGCGGCTGTTCTTTGGGATCGGTCAGAACCAAATCCGCCCGAGAATCAAGCCGTCATTTTAGTTGACGATACCCTTTCCGCCCTTCAGCAGCTTGCAAAAGCATATTTGCAGGAGCTTGGCACGCGTGTCATCGGGGTAACCGGAAGCAATGGCAAAACAACAACCAAAGATATGATTCACGCCGTCCTGGGAACCCGGTACCGTGTCCACAAAACAGGAGGAAACTTTAATAATCACATCGGCCTGCCGCTGACGGTTTTAGCCATGCCTGAAAATACGGAGATCGCCGTATTGGAGATGGGAATGAGCGCCAAAGGGGAAATTGATCTTCTGAGCCGCCTGGCAAACCCGAATGCGGCTGTGATTACGAATATTGGCGAATCCCACATGCAAGACCTTGGCTCAAGAGAGGGCATCGCGGAGGCGAAGCTTGAAATCATTAACGGGCTTAAAGAAGACGGAGTGCTGATTTATATCGGGGACGAACCGCTCCTTCAAAAAGCATACAGCTGCCAAACGACAACGTACGGATCGGGAGGGCAAAACGATTACCAGCTTCAGGATGTAGACCAGAGTGAAGCGGGAACCCATTTTACAATCAAAGGGATGGAAAAAACATTTTTTATTCCGGTGCTCGGGAAGCACAATGTCATGAACGCTATGGCTGCGATCGCAGCAGGAGCTTATTTCGGCGTCACAGCTGAGGATGCGGCAAAAGGACTGAGCGGACTAAAGGTAACCGGCATGAGACTTGAACTCATCAAAACAGACAGCGGCCTTTCGATTATCAATGACGCTTACAATGCCAGCCCGACTTCCATGAAGGCTGCCATTCAATTGACAGAAAGCCTTGAAGGCTACGGAAAAAAAATGCTTGTGCTCGGCGATATGCTTGAGCTCGGTGATCTTGAAGAAACATTCCATAAAGAGTGCGGTGCTGTCATCAGCCCTGAAAAAATCGACCGCGTCTTTACGTACGGAAAGCTGGGCGCTTTTATTGCGGAAGGCGCACTGAACCACTTTGAGAAAGAACGCGTCAGCCACTTCACCGAGAAAAAAGATCTCTTTCAAGCCGTGAAGGAAAGCGCGTCAAAAGGGGATTTGATTTTATTCAAAGCGTCCAGAGGTATGAAGCTTGAAGAAATCGTTAAAGATTTAATAGACAGCCCGCTTTCATAA
- a CDS encoding D-alanine--D-alanine ligase, which translates to MKTSLGLVYGGKSAEHNVSLQTALAVIKALNTEKFDIHPIYITEKGEWVRGARLTEPVSNVKMLQFEQGGSAFSPAALNQEMFPQEVSQQNETIDVVFPLLHGPNGEDGTIQGMLELLNIPYVGNGVLASSAGMDKVVMKHLFAQAGLAQAKYAAFLKKDWTRSPVESCEQVEEELGYPCFVKPANLGSSVGISKCRNREELQKAFELAFQYDRKVVVEEGINGREIEIGVLGNDDPKCSVVGEIAPKTDFYDYKAKYEDGDTDLVIPASVTDEEYAKISDMAIQAFKAIDGSGLVRADFFLTADGEVLINEVNTMPGFTPFSMFPLLWKEAGVEYADLIEQLVELAKERHAEKQLIKHTF; encoded by the coding sequence TTGAAAACAAGTCTAGGATTAGTGTACGGAGGAAAGTCAGCTGAACATAATGTTTCACTGCAGACGGCTCTGGCTGTAATCAAAGCGCTTAATACTGAGAAGTTTGATATACATCCGATTTATATAACTGAAAAAGGCGAATGGGTAAGAGGCGCCCGTTTAACTGAACCTGTTTCAAACGTGAAAATGCTTCAATTTGAGCAAGGAGGCAGCGCTTTTTCTCCGGCTGCCCTGAATCAGGAGATGTTTCCGCAGGAAGTGTCACAGCAAAATGAAACCATCGACGTCGTATTCCCGCTCCTCCACGGACCGAACGGAGAAGACGGTACGATTCAAGGGATGCTTGAACTGTTGAATATTCCTTATGTCGGCAACGGTGTGCTTGCTTCTTCAGCCGGCATGGATAAAGTTGTCATGAAACATTTATTCGCGCAAGCCGGCCTTGCTCAGGCCAAATACGCAGCTTTTCTTAAGAAAGACTGGACTCGTTCTCCGGTAGAAAGCTGTGAGCAGGTCGAAGAGGAATTAGGGTACCCTTGCTTCGTAAAACCGGCGAACCTTGGCTCAAGTGTCGGAATCAGCAAATGCCGAAACCGTGAAGAACTGCAAAAAGCGTTCGAGCTTGCCTTCCAATATGACCGCAAAGTTGTCGTTGAAGAAGGAATTAACGGCCGTGAAATCGAAATCGGCGTACTCGGTAATGATGATCCTAAATGCTCTGTTGTGGGAGAAATCGCACCGAAGACAGATTTCTACGATTACAAAGCGAAATATGAGGACGGAGATACTGACCTAGTGATTCCGGCGAGTGTGACCGATGAGGAATACGCGAAAATCAGTGATATGGCGATTCAGGCGTTTAAAGCGATCGATGGTTCAGGACTTGTCAGAGCGGACTTTTTCTTGACAGCTGACGGCGAAGTTCTGATCAATGAAGTCAACACGATGCCCGGCTTCACTCCTTTCAGCATGTTTCCGCTGCTCTGGAAAGAGGCAGGGGTAGAGTACGCGGACCTTATTGAACAGCTTGTGGAGCTTGCAAAAGAACGCCACGCTGAAAAACAATTGATTAAGCATACATTCTAA
- a CDS encoding thioredoxin family protein, which translates to MKKITTNEQFNELIQSDKEIIVKFYADWCPDCTRMNMFIGDILEEYNQNDWYELNRDDLPEPAETYQVMGIPSLLIFKNGEKTAHLHSANAKTPEEVTEFLSEHIS; encoded by the coding sequence ATGAAAAAAATCACGACAAACGAACAATTTAATGAACTGATTCAATCTGATAAAGAAATTATTGTGAAGTTTTATGCAGATTGGTGCCCAGACTGCACACGCATGAATATGTTTATCGGCGATATTTTGGAAGAGTACAATCAAAACGATTGGTATGAGCTGAATAGGGACGACCTTCCTGAGCCGGCCGAAACATACCAGGTAATGGGCATTCCCAGCTTGCTAATCTTCAAAAACGGTGAAAAAACAGCTCATCTTCACAGCGCTAATGCCAAAACGCCTGAAGAAGTGACTGAATTTTTATCTGAACATATAAGCTAA
- a CDS encoding cation diffusion facilitator family transporter produces MERTKNLKKGEKGALLNIFAYLILAVVKLVVGILYHSEALRADGLNNGTDIVASVAVLIGLRISQRPADNDHPYGHYRAETISSLVASFIMMVVGIEVLIGGGRAIAGGTTETPSLIAAWTALGSAVFMYGIYLYNKRLAASIKSSALMAAAKDSRSDAFVSAGAFIGVVSSQLQLPWIDPVTAFIIGIIICKTAWDIFKDASHSLTDGFHLKDLEPYKQTVGRIENVHRLKDVKARYLGSTVHIEMVITVDPKLTVEEGHGVADEVEDKIKHEHDVTHVHVHVEPDDIK; encoded by the coding sequence ATGGAGCGGACAAAAAATCTGAAAAAGGGAGAAAAAGGGGCGCTCCTTAATATTTTCGCATATCTCATCCTTGCTGTTGTGAAGCTGGTTGTTGGGATTCTCTATCATTCTGAAGCGCTGAGAGCAGACGGATTAAATAATGGAACTGATATTGTAGCATCGGTAGCAGTACTGATTGGATTGCGCATTTCTCAAAGACCGGCTGACAACGATCATCCATATGGCCATTATCGGGCTGAAACGATTTCATCCCTTGTTGCGTCTTTTATTATGATGGTTGTCGGCATTGAAGTGTTGATCGGCGGAGGAAGAGCGATTGCGGGCGGAACAACGGAAACGCCAAGTCTTATCGCTGCATGGACGGCGTTAGGCAGTGCTGTGTTTATGTATGGCATCTACTTATATAACAAAAGGCTGGCGGCATCCATTAAAAGCTCAGCTCTGATGGCAGCGGCAAAGGATAGCAGGTCAGACGCCTTTGTAAGTGCCGGAGCGTTTATCGGTGTGGTGTCATCGCAGCTGCAGCTGCCGTGGATCGATCCGGTAACGGCTTTTATCATCGGCATCATCATTTGCAAGACGGCGTGGGATATCTTTAAAGACGCTTCACATTCGTTAACAGACGGCTTTCACTTAAAAGATCTTGAGCCTTACAAACAGACCGTCGGCAGGATTGAGAATGTACATCGGCTAAAGGATGTGAAAGCGAGGTATTTAGGCAGCACTGTTCATATCGAGATGGTCATTACGGTGGATCCGAAGCTTACAGTAGAAGAAGGCCATGGAGTGGCGGATGAAGTAGAAGACAAAATAAAACATGAACACGATGTCACTCATGTTCATGTTCATGTAGAGCCCGACGACATAAAATAA